From a single Drosophila sulfurigaster albostrigata strain 15112-1811.04 chromosome 3, ASM2355843v2, whole genome shotgun sequence genomic region:
- the LOC133844784 gene encoding uncharacterized protein LOC133844784: protein MLVSPHLTGGGRNNIHLIACWFLLILSPLVMQTNASKNCTFIDGHILEFVCHGFYNRDLRLQFKDRIPAIDAPYAIWQRADYFASSMLLIVFYEGPLSNCYNLVFEDGKFYCDGRNYAMDVENSILVNCMPFPFSYSDELHKSCKRKRKSHSAETVSSVIIYMESNIYENSRTTRSQHCSYLYFCISTLLIVFHICLY from the coding sequence ATGCTAGTGAGCCCCCATTTAACAGGAGGAGGACGTAACAATATCCATCTGATTGCTTGCTGGTTTCTGCTCATTCTCTCACCCCTGGTGATGCAGACAAACGCGTCCAAAAATTGCACCTTCATCGACGGCCACATTCTGGAGTTTGTGTGCCACGGATTCTATAATCGCGACCTTCGGCTACAGTTCAAGGATCGCATACCGGCCATCGATGCGCCCTACGCCATCTGGCAGAGAGCCGATTACTTTGCCTCATCGATGCTCCTGATTGTCTTCTACGAGGGTCCACTATCCAATTGCTATAATCTCGTATTCGAAGATGGTAAATTCTATTGCGATGGCCGCAACTATGCAATGGACGTTGAAAACTCGATACTTGTGAACTGTATGCCCTTTCCATTTTCCTACTCCGACGAATTGCACAAGAGTTGCAAACGTAAGCGAAAGTCACACTCGGCAGAGACGGTGTCGTCGGTTATCATTTACATGGAGTCGAACATCTATGAGAACTCAAGAACAACAAGGTCTCAGCATTGTTCGTAtctgtatttttgtatatccACATTACTCATAGTTTTTCACATTTGTCTATACTGA